One genomic segment of Desulfurispora thermophila DSM 16022 includes these proteins:
- the ptsP gene encoding phosphoenolpyruvate--protein phosphotransferase, with protein sequence MSPITIRGTGVSEGIRLGKVFLYKPAVHKDLPVREMISEAEVDDEIQRLQEAKNNSYQELNQIIEQARAKLGKDKAAILKAQQAFLNDPSFYPEMEKGIRQHKYSAEKAVNEVVEKFARLFEGMADAYLKERAADVRDVGRRLIRQLQGNKGMQLSDIKQEVILVADDLAPSDTVQLNKKYILAFATRAGGKTSHTAILSRSLGIPAVVGLGENINQINNDDFLILDGSTGTCIVNPDHSTIKEYEEKRKREEEALRLLEQFTFRPAMTMDGYRFEIAANIGTPAEAKLALEHGAEGIGLYRTEFLFMNETTMPSEEKQFEAYKQVLSIMQGKPVIIRTLDIGGDKELPYLSLPKEMNPFLGYRAIRLSLDQRELLVTQLRALLRASAFGKLKIMFPMISGLEEWRQARAVFAEVKEQLTKEGVEIDPAVEVGIMVEVPSTAVLADKFAKEVDFFSIGTNDLVQYTIAVDRMNEKVGYLYDHLHPAIIRLVKQVIEASHREGKWTGMCGGMAGDPLAAPLLVGLGLDEWSMVAGSIKKVKQVISKVYRGECEKLLEEVLEMTETSEVRRRLEDFQKEKGLDQRP encoded by the coding sequence CGTGAGATGATATCCGAAGCAGAAGTCGATGATGAGATACAAAGGCTGCAAGAGGCGAAAAATAATTCCTACCAGGAGCTGAACCAGATCATTGAGCAGGCCAGGGCAAAGCTGGGGAAGGATAAAGCGGCTATTTTGAAAGCGCAGCAAGCTTTTCTCAATGACCCTTCTTTTTACCCGGAAATGGAAAAAGGGATTCGCCAGCACAAATATTCTGCCGAAAAAGCAGTAAATGAAGTGGTTGAAAAGTTTGCCAGGTTATTCGAAGGCATGGCTGATGCCTATTTAAAGGAAAGAGCGGCAGATGTGCGGGATGTCGGAAGGCGTCTGATACGCCAACTCCAGGGAAACAAGGGCATGCAGTTATCAGACATTAAACAAGAAGTTATCCTGGTGGCCGATGACCTGGCGCCTTCCGATACCGTTCAACTGAACAAAAAATACATTTTGGCCTTTGCCACGCGAGCAGGCGGGAAAACATCCCATACCGCAATATTGTCCCGTTCCCTTGGCATACCGGCTGTTGTTGGCCTGGGCGAAAATATAAATCAAATTAATAATGATGATTTTCTTATTCTTGACGGCAGTACCGGAACGTGTATTGTAAATCCTGACCATTCAACCATTAAAGAATATGAGGAAAAAAGAAAAAGAGAAGAAGAAGCACTGCGCCTGTTGGAACAATTTACCTTTAGGCCGGCGATGACAATGGATGGATACCGTTTTGAGATAGCCGCGAATATTGGAACGCCGGCAGAAGCAAAACTCGCCCTGGAACATGGTGCGGAGGGCATTGGGTTATATAGAACAGAATTTTTATTCATGAATGAAACGACAATGCCCTCGGAAGAAAAACAATTTGAGGCTTATAAGCAGGTTTTGTCCATAATGCAAGGCAAGCCGGTCATAATCCGGACACTGGATATAGGGGGAGATAAGGAGCTCCCATATCTCTCGCTGCCCAAAGAGATGAATCCGTTTCTGGGATACAGGGCCATTCGCCTGAGTTTAGATCAAAGAGAACTGCTGGTTACCCAGCTCAGGGCGTTATTAAGAGCCAGCGCCTTTGGCAAACTTAAAATTATGTTTCCCATGATATCAGGTCTGGAGGAATGGAGGCAAGCCAGGGCGGTCTTTGCAGAAGTCAAGGAACAGCTGACCAAAGAAGGAGTTGAAATAGACCCGGCGGTTGAGGTGGGGATTATGGTTGAAGTACCTTCCACCGCCGTTTTGGCCGACAAATTTGCCAAAGAGGTAGACTTTTTCAGTATCGGAACAAATGATCTGGTGCAATATACTATAGCCGTAGATCGTATGAATGAAAAAGTCGGATATTTATATGACCACCTGCACCCGGCGATCATTCGTCTGGTTAAACAGGTCATTGAGGCATCCCACCGGGAAGGCAAGTGGACTGGTATGTGCGGTGGAATGGCCGGAGATCCGCTGGCGGCCCCTCTTCTGGTCGGATTGGGTCTTGATGAGTGGAGCATGGTGGCAGGCTCCATAAAAAAAGTGAAGCAGGTTATTTCAAAGGTTTATCGTGGCGAATGTGAAAAACTTTTGGAAGAAGTTTTGGAAATGACAGAAACCAGTGAAGTGCGCAGAAGGCTGGAAGATTTTCAAAAAGAAAAAGGATTGGACCAAAGGCCCTGA
- a CDS encoding flavodoxin family protein, whose translation MKVVAFNGSPRVKGNTYQALNIVLEELRKEGIETELIQLGGRKIYGCLACYKCFANKDRRCARKDDEMNTFIEKMLEADGIIIGSPVYFSNVSSEVKALIDRCGLVAKANDDMLQRKVGAAVIAVRRAGATFAYSAINFFFGISQMIVPGSSYWNLGVGREPGEVLNDAEGVQTFRTLGANMAWLLKKMHGR comes from the coding sequence GTGAAAGTTGTAGCGTTTAACGGCAGCCCGCGGGTGAAGGGCAACACCTACCAGGCGTTGAACATTGTTCTGGAGGAACTGCGCAAAGAGGGGATTGAAACCGAACTGATCCAGCTGGGCGGGCGCAAGATCTACGGCTGTTTGGCCTGTTACAAATGCTTTGCCAATAAGGACCGCCGTTGTGCCCGCAAGGATGACGAGATGAACACCTTTATAGAGAAAATGCTGGAGGCGGACGGCATCATCATCGGCTCGCCGGTATATTTCAGCAACGTTTCCAGCGAGGTGAAGGCGCTGATCGACCGCTGCGGTCTGGTGGCCAAGGCCAACGATGACATGCTGCAGAGAAAAGTGGGTGCCGCTGTCATAGCCGTGCGCCGGGCCGGAGCTACTTTTGCCTATTCGGCCATCAACTTTTTCTTCGGCATTTCCCAGATGATTGTTCCTGGCTCCAGCTACTGGAACCTGGGTGTGGGCCGGGAGCCGGGCGAGGTGCTGAATGATGCCGAAGGCGTGCAAACCTTCCGCACCCTGGGTGCCAACATGGCCTGGCTGTTGAAAAAGATGCACGGCCGCTGA
- a CDS encoding YmaF family protein — protein sequence MGYGLGYDSKKPIKGHVHHYETRTSYDAGHTHVVAGTTSPTINPGPRHVHIMEGTTTTNAGHSHRYKATTGPAIPTKPGYHVHRYSGNVSVAGQIPHTHRYQGVTSEAPNDY from the coding sequence ATGGGTTATGGACTTGGATATGATAGTAAGAAGCCAATAAAAGGACACGTACACCATTATGAAACCAGAACAAGCTATGATGCCGGTCATACACATGTTGTTGCCGGTACCACCAGCCCCACAATTAACCCTGGACCGCGCCACGTTCATATTATGGAAGGGACTACTACTACTAATGCTGGTCATTCGCACCGTTATAAGGCAACTACAGGTCCTGCGATCCCAACCAAGCCCGGCTATCATGTGCACCGGTATTCTGGCAATGTTTCGGTGGCCGGACAGATACCACATACTCATCGATATCAGGGAGTAACCTCGGAGGCTCCCAATGACTATTAA
- a CDS encoding DEAD/DEAH box helicase — protein sequence MNRAACYPALLGRGLLISADHLASAAGALPAPGFSGPEEVLAALGLSGEALYPHQQALLEAAESQILVAPTGAGKTECALLWSAVLRRKKGMRGRLFMLLPYQASLNAMATRLQERFGSASTAVVHGKTPVRSYQALTEAGYSPRQAQRMARHAEALARLNVAPVRLCTPLSALVLEQFLRDKPDGVLEELLVQELLDASYPRDLQQELVAAVQEKMQAFERDFVREMLPLGVSDGSTVRRLQEAWDELFDGVEVLPAAFLQEAHDAPTPLDVAQLLVPLSHRQFARLKGQGQVWWEDSLGDYITSSPYSTDTGLRL from the coding sequence GTGAACCGGGCGGCCTGCTACCCGGCGCTTTTGGGGCGGGGACTGCTCATTTCCGCCGACCATCTGGCCAGCGCGGCAGGGGCTCTGCCGGCGCCCGGTTTCAGCGGGCCGGAGGAGGTGCTGGCCGCGCTCGGTTTGTCCGGGGAGGCCCTGTATCCCCACCAGCAAGCCTTGCTTGAAGCGGCAGAAAGTCAGATCCTGGTAGCGCCCACCGGTGCCGGTAAGACCGAGTGCGCACTGCTGTGGTCGGCGGTCCTGCGCCGGAAAAAAGGCATGCGGGGGCGGCTTTTCATGCTTTTGCCCTACCAGGCCAGCCTGAACGCTATGGCGACACGACTTCAGGAGCGCTTTGGGTCGGCTTCCACGGCGGTGGTGCATGGCAAAACACCGGTGCGCAGCTACCAGGCTCTGACAGAGGCGGGCTACAGCCCCCGGCAGGCGCAAAGGATGGCCCGCCATGCCGAAGCGCTGGCCCGGCTCAATGTGGCGCCCGTCAGGTTGTGCACCCCGCTATCAGCACTGGTGCTGGAGCAGTTTTTGCGGGATAAACCGGACGGCGTGCTGGAGGAACTGTTGGTACAGGAGTTGCTGGATGCCAGCTATCCCCGGGATTTGCAGCAGGAACTGGTTGCGGCAGTGCAGGAGAAAATGCAGGCCTTTGAGCGGGATTTTGTGCGGGAAATGTTGCCATTGGGGGTGAGTGATGGCTCTACCGTGCGCCGGCTGCAGGAAGCCTGGGATGAGCTGTTCGATGGAGTGGAGGTACTGCCCGCAGCATTTCTGCAGGAAGCACATGACGCGCCCACCCCGCTGGATGTGGCACAGCTGCTGGTGCCCCTGTCCCACCGGCAATTTGCCCGCCTGAAGGGGCAGGGCCAGGTCTGGTGGGAAGACAGCCTGGGCGATTATATAACCTCCAGCCCCTACAGCACTGATACAGGGTTGAGACTTTGA
- the pdxK gene encoding pyridoxine/pyridoxal/pyridoxamine kinase, translating into MIYKALTVAGSDSSGGAGIQADLKTFQEHGVYGMTAITTIVAMDPHNQWVHQVFPQAVATVQAQLETIVRGVGIDAMKTGMLGSPEIIELVARTIDRHQISRVVVDPVMVCKGTDEVLHPENTVSLRDQLVPRALVVTPNLFEAAQLAGMPPITSLEEMKEAAVRIHRLGARYVLVKGGSKLPHPRAIDLLYDGRDYTVLEAERIQTTYTHGAGCTYSAAITANLARGLAVPDAIAAAKKYITGAIKNGFPINQYVGPTCHFWQRLQ; encoded by the coding sequence TTGATTTACAAAGCCTTGACCGTAGCCGGTTCGGACAGCAGCGGCGGCGCCGGCATCCAGGCCGACCTGAAAACCTTTCAGGAGCACGGCGTATACGGCATGACCGCCATCACCACCATTGTGGCCATGGACCCGCACAATCAGTGGGTCCACCAGGTCTTTCCCCAGGCTGTGGCCACTGTACAGGCCCAGCTGGAAACCATCGTGCGGGGCGTGGGCATCGATGCCATGAAAACCGGCATGCTGGGCTCGCCGGAAATCATCGAACTGGTGGCCCGCACCATCGACCGGCACCAGATTTCCCGGGTGGTGGTAGACCCGGTGATGGTGTGCAAGGGCACCGATGAAGTGCTGCACCCGGAAAACACCGTCAGCCTGCGCGATCAGTTGGTACCCCGCGCCCTGGTGGTCACGCCCAACCTGTTCGAGGCCGCCCAGCTGGCCGGTATGCCCCCCATCACCAGCCTGGAGGAGATGAAGGAAGCGGCAGTGAGAATTCACCGGCTGGGCGCCCGCTATGTGCTGGTGAAGGGCGGCAGCAAACTGCCCCATCCCCGGGCCATCGACCTTTTGTACGATGGGCGGGATTACACCGTGCTGGAAGCCGAACGCATCCAAACCACTTACACCCACGGCGCCGGCTGCACCTATTCCGCCGCCATCACCGCCAATCTGGCCCGGGGTCTTGCCGTGCCCGACGCCATCGCGGCAGCCAAAAAGTACATCACAGGCGCCATCAAAAACGGCTTCCCCATTAACCAGTACGTGGGCCCCACCTGCCACTTCTGGCAGCGTCTTCAATAA
- a CDS encoding 1-propanol dehydrogenase PduQ: MPRFLLKPQIQFGSGSLSYLEQVKGHRACIVTEKIMVQLGHVDRVTRLLERRGIEYEVFPESRPDPALELVTKGLQHIIQYRPDLLIAIGGGSSIDAAKAIMYFCLKTKEQFVEHESIRKPWFVAIPTTSGTGSEVTSYSVITDQTAGRKMVLIDDVMLPDVAILDPDLTRTVPPPVIADTGFDVLTHALEAYVSRPANSFTDIYAEKAVLLVFQNLLRLYRNPADDMARENMHLASCMAGIAFNNAALGVNHSLAHALGGRFHLPHGRSNALFLPLVISFNAGLEGELSTATASRYAALARLLGLPAADPAQGARALAEAVRVLRQNLDLPASIPAAGVERARLQEQLPGMVADVLEDMCTPGNPRPVSREDVIRLYEQAAS, translated from the coding sequence ATGCCCAGATTTCTGCTCAAACCCCAGATCCAGTTCGGCAGCGGCTCGCTGAGTTACCTGGAGCAGGTAAAAGGCCACCGCGCCTGCATTGTCACCGAAAAAATCATGGTCCAGCTGGGCCATGTGGACAGGGTGACCCGGCTGCTGGAGCGCCGGGGCATTGAATACGAAGTATTTCCCGAAAGCCGGCCCGACCCTGCGCTGGAGCTGGTGACAAAGGGACTGCAGCACATTATCCAGTACCGCCCGGATCTACTCATTGCCATTGGCGGCGGCTCCTCCATCGACGCGGCCAAGGCCATTATGTACTTCTGCCTCAAGACCAAGGAGCAGTTTGTGGAGCACGAGAGCATCCGCAAGCCCTGGTTCGTGGCCATCCCCACCACCAGCGGCACGGGCTCGGAAGTAACTTCCTACTCAGTGATCACCGACCAGACCGCCGGGCGCAAAATGGTGTTGATAGATGACGTGATGCTGCCCGATGTGGCCATCCTGGACCCCGACCTGACCCGCACGGTACCGCCGCCGGTGATTGCCGACACGGGCTTTGACGTACTCACCCACGCCCTGGAGGCCTACGTCTCCCGCCCGGCCAACAGCTTTACCGACATCTACGCCGAAAAGGCGGTGCTACTGGTCTTTCAGAATCTGCTGCGCCTGTACCGCAACCCGGCCGACGACATGGCGCGGGAGAATATGCATCTGGCTTCCTGCATGGCCGGCATCGCCTTCAACAATGCCGCGCTGGGTGTAAACCACAGCCTGGCCCACGCCCTGGGCGGGCGCTTCCACCTGCCCCACGGTCGCAGCAACGCCCTTTTCCTACCCCTGGTGATCAGCTTCAACGCCGGGCTGGAGGGAGAACTGAGCACCGCCACCGCCTCCCGCTATGCGGCTCTGGCCCGCCTGCTCGGACTGCCCGCCGCCGACCCGGCCCAGGGGGCCCGGGCCCTGGCCGAAGCCGTGCGGGTACTGCGCCAGAATCTGGACCTGCCGGCCAGCATCCCGGCGGCCGGGGTGGAGCGGGCCCGGCTGCAGGAACAGCTGCCCGGCATGGTGGCCGATGTCCTGGAGGATATGTGCACACCGGGCAACCCCCGGCCGGTGAGCCGGGAGGACGTCATCCGCCTGTATGAACAGGCAGCATCATAA
- a CDS encoding 4Fe-4S binding protein — protein MGHLVNAKEEVYRALAERLNRYPVGAPVNETLLSILHRLYTETEAMVGSKLPLQPLPLDKIVDITGMGRSELQKLLEDMSYRGLILDLPRKDGVYYMLAPMVVGFFEYTFMRVREDINMRELAELFEIYFKDEKVREELAGKETKLMRTLVYEQLIPAAVESEVLTYERASEIIRQSGDGAISLCSCRHKASHLGKACDAPLEVCMSLGNAARWVVAKGMARPATVDEMLRVLDQTTQLGLVHICDNVLNQPAYMCHCCGCCCTILRSIKEFGKHATHPSNFIPALDAESCSGCGSCAAACQIDAINMLECNGNEQPAVNREMCIGCGVCAAACPTGALTMSRRETIYTPPASQKEKFMRMAMEKGRLG, from the coding sequence ATGGGTCATCTGGTCAATGCCAAAGAGGAAGTCTACCGGGCGCTGGCCGAGCGCCTGAACCGGTATCCGGTGGGAGCACCGGTGAATGAAACGCTGCTCAGCATTTTGCACCGGCTTTACACCGAAACCGAAGCCATGGTGGGGAGCAAACTGCCCCTTCAGCCCCTGCCCCTGGACAAAATTGTTGACATTACCGGCATGGGACGTAGCGAACTTCAAAAGCTGCTGGAGGATATGTCCTACCGGGGCCTGATCCTGGACCTGCCCCGCAAGGACGGCGTTTATTACATGCTGGCCCCCATGGTGGTGGGCTTTTTCGAGTACACCTTCATGCGGGTGCGGGAAGACATCAACATGCGCGAACTGGCCGAGCTGTTTGAAATCTATTTCAAAGACGAAAAGGTGCGCGAGGAACTGGCCGGCAAGGAAACCAAACTGATGCGTACCCTGGTATACGAGCAGCTGATTCCGGCCGCCGTGGAGAGCGAGGTTTTGACCTACGAGCGCGCCAGCGAAATTATCCGCCAGTCGGGCGATGGTGCCATCTCCCTGTGTTCCTGCCGGCACAAGGCCAGCCACCTGGGCAAAGCCTGCGACGCCCCCCTGGAGGTATGCATGTCACTGGGCAACGCCGCCCGCTGGGTGGTGGCCAAGGGAATGGCCCGGCCGGCCACGGTGGATGAAATGCTGCGCGTTCTGGATCAAACCACACAGCTCGGCCTGGTGCACATCTGCGACAACGTGCTCAATCAGCCGGCCTACATGTGTCACTGCTGCGGCTGCTGCTGTACCATCCTGCGCAGTATCAAGGAATTCGGCAAACATGCCACCCATCCCAGTAATTTCATCCCTGCTCTGGATGCGGAAAGCTGCAGCGGCTGCGGCAGCTGCGCCGCAGCCTGCCAGATCGATGCAATTAATATGCTGGAATGCAACGGTAACGAGCAACCGGCAGTGAACAGGGAAATGTGCATCGGTTGCGGCGTGTGCGCGGCGGCCTGTCCCACCGGCGCACTGACCATGTCCCGCCGGGAGACCATCTACACCCCGCCGGCCAGCCAGAAAGAAAAATTCATGCGCATGGCCATGGAAAAGGGACGTCTGGGGTAA